The Felis catus isolate Fca126 chromosome X, F.catus_Fca126_mat1.0, whole genome shotgun sequence genome includes a region encoding these proteins:
- the LOC105259692 gene encoding wiskott-Aldrich syndrome protein homolog isoform X3 produces MRPESALDSNPGSATWTVTCRKMESPVPNLQPSSVVTKGSGGQGRQMENGCGSFLHLSAHGLPQGPPSVHPLFSSLPSWLKCVGLLLGAPTASHGSQMDEQMTGWTQNSRGLTHGRCSANAAPPLAPWRRGGGGHGGPATATQVLEAAQMGSRSAPGCPGNQARSPVGRAGTGAGPSRPPAATRMLHAPHPPRLVPTPPPPPPLPPRPRPLPAHLQALLLALDRGGRTASQNAPPESGAQVPVSFEDVPVYFIKTGWKLLDLSQRIPSTRECCWRTTAIWCHWVRTSHPRPVAATGSLNGIACWLP; encoded by the exons ATGCGTCCGGAGTCAGCCCTGGAttccaatcctggctctgccacgtGGACGGTGACCTGTCGGAAAATGGAGAGCCCGGTGCCCAACCTGCAGCCCAGCTCAGTGGTCACGAAAGGgtctggggggcaggggcggcaGATGGAAAACGGGTGCGGCTCTTTCCTTCATCTGTCTGCGCACGGACTTCCCCAAGGTCCCCCCTCAGTGCacccccttttctcctctttgcccTCCTGGCTTAAGTGCGTTGGTCTCTTACTGGGTGCCCCCACAGCATCCCATGGATCCcagatggatgaacagatgaCTGGATGGACTCAAAACTCCCGAGGTCTGACCCACGGGAGGTGCTCGGCCAATgccgcccctcccctggccccttggcggcgggggggggggggacacggcGGGCCGGCCACTGCTACTCAAGTCCTGGAAGCAGCCCAGATGGGAAGCAGAAGTGCCCCGGGGTGCCCTGGCAATCAGGCCAGATCCCCCGTGGGGCGCGCTGGGACCGGCGCGGGGCCCAGCCGCCCTCCCGCTGCGACGCGCATGCTCCATGCCCCCCACCCGCCGCGCTTGGTTCCcacgccgccgccaccgccgccgctgccgccccggccccgcccgctCCCCGCCCACCTCCAGGCCCTGCTCCTGGCTCTAGACAGAGGAGGACGGACAGCCTCGCAGAACGCGCCTCCTGAGAGCGGCGCCCAG GTGCCGGTATCGTTTGAAGACGTGCCCGTGTACTTCATCAAGACAGGATGGAAGCTTCTGGACCTCAGTCAAAGGATCCCCTCTACAAGAGAGTGTTGCTGGAGAACTACCGCCATTTGGTGTCACTGGGTAAGGACCTCACACCCACGTCCAGTCGCCGCTACTGGATCTCTGAACGGAATCGCTTGTTGGTTACCATAA
- the LOC105259692 gene encoding wiskott-Aldrich syndrome protein homolog isoform X1, translating to MRPESALDSNPGSATWTVTCRKMESPVPNLQPSSVVTKGSGGQGRQMENGCGSFLHLSAHGLPQGPPSVHPLFSSLPSWLKCVGLLLGAPTASHGSQMDEQMTGWTQNSRGLTHGRCSANAAPPLAPWRRGGGGHGGPATATQVLEAAQMGSRSAPGCPGNQARSPVGRAGTGAGPSRPPAATRMLHAPHPPRLVPTPPPPPPLPPRPRPLPAHLQALLLALDRGGRTASQNAPPESGAQLAREPPEGCRYRLKTCPCTSSRQDGSFWTSVKGSPLQESVAGELPPFGVTGPRNNTVIRLAPVTTYLGLPVPAWPPCIQSPLLP from the exons ATGCGTCCGGAGTCAGCCCTGGAttccaatcctggctctgccacgtGGACGGTGACCTGTCGGAAAATGGAGAGCCCGGTGCCCAACCTGCAGCCCAGCTCAGTGGTCACGAAAGGgtctggggggcaggggcggcaGATGGAAAACGGGTGCGGCTCTTTCCTTCATCTGTCTGCGCACGGACTTCCCCAAGGTCCCCCCTCAGTGCacccccttttctcctctttgcccTCCTGGCTTAAGTGCGTTGGTCTCTTACTGGGTGCCCCCACAGCATCCCATGGATCCcagatggatgaacagatgaCTGGATGGACTCAAAACTCCCGAGGTCTGACCCACGGGAGGTGCTCGGCCAATgccgcccctcccctggccccttggcggcgggggggggggggacacggcGGGCCGGCCACTGCTACTCAAGTCCTGGAAGCAGCCCAGATGGGAAGCAGAAGTGCCCCGGGGTGCCCTGGCAATCAGGCCAGATCCCCCGTGGGGCGCGCTGGGACCGGCGCGGGGCCCAGCCGCCCTCCCGCTGCGACGCGCATGCTCCATGCCCCCCACCCGCCGCGCTTGGTTCCcacgccgccgccaccgccgccgctgccgccccggccccgcccgctCCCCGCCCACCTCCAGGCCCTGCTCCTGGCTCTAGACAGAGGAGGACGGACAGCCTCGCAGAACGCGCCTCCTGAGAGCGGCGCCCAG CTGGCAAGGGAGCCCCCGGAAGG GTGCCGGTATCGTTTGAAGACGTGCCCGTGTACTTCATCAAGACAGGATGGAAGCTTCTGGACCTCAGTCAAAGGATCCCCTCTACAAGAGAGTGTTGCTGGAGAACTACCGCCATTTGGTGTCACTGG GCCAAGGAATAACACCGTTATCCGGCTGGCCCCAGTCACCACCTACTTGGGGCTCCCCGTGCCCGCCTGGCCCCCATGCATCCAAAGTCCTTTGCTTCCTTAA
- the LOC105259692 gene encoding wiskott-Aldrich syndrome protein homolog isoform X2, with protein sequence MRPESALDSNPGSATWTVTCRKMESPVPNLQPSSVVTKGSGGQGRQMENGCGSFLHLSAHGLPQGPPSVHPLFSSLPSWLKCVGLLLGAPTASHGSQMDEQMTGWTQNSRGLTHGRCSANAAPPLAPWRRGGGGHGGPATATQVLEAAQMGSRSAPGCPGNQARSPVGRAGTGAGPSRPPAATRMLHAPHPPRLVPTPPPPPPLPPRPRPLPAHLQALLLALDRGGRTASQNAPPESGAQLAREPPEGCRYRLKTCPCTSSRQDGSFWTSVKGSPLQESVAGELPPFGVTGCRVHSAVPESSVDATCPSSLLTSLQAKE encoded by the exons ATGCGTCCGGAGTCAGCCCTGGAttccaatcctggctctgccacgtGGACGGTGACCTGTCGGAAAATGGAGAGCCCGGTGCCCAACCTGCAGCCCAGCTCAGTGGTCACGAAAGGgtctggggggcaggggcggcaGATGGAAAACGGGTGCGGCTCTTTCCTTCATCTGTCTGCGCACGGACTTCCCCAAGGTCCCCCCTCAGTGCacccccttttctcctctttgcccTCCTGGCTTAAGTGCGTTGGTCTCTTACTGGGTGCCCCCACAGCATCCCATGGATCCcagatggatgaacagatgaCTGGATGGACTCAAAACTCCCGAGGTCTGACCCACGGGAGGTGCTCGGCCAATgccgcccctcccctggccccttggcggcgggggggggggggacacggcGGGCCGGCCACTGCTACTCAAGTCCTGGAAGCAGCCCAGATGGGAAGCAGAAGTGCCCCGGGGTGCCCTGGCAATCAGGCCAGATCCCCCGTGGGGCGCGCTGGGACCGGCGCGGGGCCCAGCCGCCCTCCCGCTGCGACGCGCATGCTCCATGCCCCCCACCCGCCGCGCTTGGTTCCcacgccgccgccaccgccgccgctgccgccccggccccgcccgctCCCCGCCCACCTCCAGGCCCTGCTCCTGGCTCTAGACAGAGGAGGACGGACAGCCTCGCAGAACGCGCCTCCTGAGAGCGGCGCCCAG CTGGCAAGGGAGCCCCCGGAAGG GTGCCGGTATCGTTTGAAGACGTGCCCGTGTACTTCATCAAGACAGGATGGAAGCTTCTGGACCTCAGTCAAAGGATCCCCTCTACAAGAGAGTGTTGCTGGAGAACTACCGCCATTTGGTGTCACTGG ATGCAGGGTTCACAGCGCAGTTCCGGAATCGTCAGTCGATGCCACATGTCCCAGCAGCCTCCTGACCTCCCTGCAGGCCAAGGAATAA
- the LOC105259692 gene encoding wiskott-Aldrich syndrome protein homolog isoform X5, translating to MRPESALDSNPGSATWTVTCRKMESPVPNLQPSSVVTKGSGGQGRQMENGCGSFLHLSAHGLPQGPPSVHPLFSSLPSWLKCVGLLLGAPTASHGSQMDEQMTGWTQNSRGLTHGRCSANAAPPLAPWRRGGGGHGGPATATQVLEAAQMGSRSAPGCPGNQARSPVGRAGTGAGPSRPPAATRMLHAPHPPRLVPTPPPPPPLPPRPRPLPAHLQALLLALDRGGRTASQNAPPESGAQVPVSFEDVPVYFIKTGWKLLDLSQRIPSTRECCWRTTAIWCHWAKE from the exons ATGCGTCCGGAGTCAGCCCTGGAttccaatcctggctctgccacgtGGACGGTGACCTGTCGGAAAATGGAGAGCCCGGTGCCCAACCTGCAGCCCAGCTCAGTGGTCACGAAAGGgtctggggggcaggggcggcaGATGGAAAACGGGTGCGGCTCTTTCCTTCATCTGTCTGCGCACGGACTTCCCCAAGGTCCCCCCTCAGTGCacccccttttctcctctttgcccTCCTGGCTTAAGTGCGTTGGTCTCTTACTGGGTGCCCCCACAGCATCCCATGGATCCcagatggatgaacagatgaCTGGATGGACTCAAAACTCCCGAGGTCTGACCCACGGGAGGTGCTCGGCCAATgccgcccctcccctggccccttggcggcgggggggggggggacacggcGGGCCGGCCACTGCTACTCAAGTCCTGGAAGCAGCCCAGATGGGAAGCAGAAGTGCCCCGGGGTGCCCTGGCAATCAGGCCAGATCCCCCGTGGGGCGCGCTGGGACCGGCGCGGGGCCCAGCCGCCCTCCCGCTGCGACGCGCATGCTCCATGCCCCCCACCCGCCGCGCTTGGTTCCcacgccgccgccaccgccgccgctgccgccccggccccgcccgctCCCCGCCCACCTCCAGGCCCTGCTCCTGGCTCTAGACAGAGGAGGACGGACAGCCTCGCAGAACGCGCCTCCTGAGAGCGGCGCCCAG GTGCCGGTATCGTTTGAAGACGTGCCCGTGTACTTCATCAAGACAGGATGGAAGCTTCTGGACCTCAGTCAAAGGATCCCCTCTACAAGAGAGTGTTGCTGGAGAACTACCGCCATTTGGTGTCACTGG GCCAAGGAATAA
- the LOC105259692 gene encoding wiskott-Aldrich syndrome protein homolog isoform X4: MRPESALDSNPGSATWTVTCRKMESPVPNLQPSSVVTKGSGGQGRQMENGCGSFLHLSAHGLPQGPPSVHPLFSSLPSWLKCVGLLLGAPTASHGSQMDEQMTGWTQNSRGLTHGRCSANAAPPLAPWRRGGGGHGGPATATQVLEAAQMGSRSAPGCPGNQARSPVGRAGTGAGPSRPPAATRMLHAPHPPRLVPTPPPPPPLPPRPRPLPAHLQALLLALDRGGRTASQNAPPESGAQVPVSFEDVPVYFIKTGWKLLDLSQRIPSTRECCWRTTAIWCHWAALYRV; the protein is encoded by the exons ATGCGTCCGGAGTCAGCCCTGGAttccaatcctggctctgccacgtGGACGGTGACCTGTCGGAAAATGGAGAGCCCGGTGCCCAACCTGCAGCCCAGCTCAGTGGTCACGAAAGGgtctggggggcaggggcggcaGATGGAAAACGGGTGCGGCTCTTTCCTTCATCTGTCTGCGCACGGACTTCCCCAAGGTCCCCCCTCAGTGCacccccttttctcctctttgcccTCCTGGCTTAAGTGCGTTGGTCTCTTACTGGGTGCCCCCACAGCATCCCATGGATCCcagatggatgaacagatgaCTGGATGGACTCAAAACTCCCGAGGTCTGACCCACGGGAGGTGCTCGGCCAATgccgcccctcccctggccccttggcggcgggggggggggggacacggcGGGCCGGCCACTGCTACTCAAGTCCTGGAAGCAGCCCAGATGGGAAGCAGAAGTGCCCCGGGGTGCCCTGGCAATCAGGCCAGATCCCCCGTGGGGCGCGCTGGGACCGGCGCGGGGCCCAGCCGCCCTCCCGCTGCGACGCGCATGCTCCATGCCCCCCACCCGCCGCGCTTGGTTCCcacgccgccgccaccgccgccgctgccgccccggccccgcccgctCCCCGCCCACCTCCAGGCCCTGCTCCTGGCTCTAGACAGAGGAGGACGGACAGCCTCGCAGAACGCGCCTCCTGAGAGCGGCGCCCAG GTGCCGGTATCGTTTGAAGACGTGCCCGTGTACTTCATCAAGACAGGATGGAAGCTTCTGGACCTCAGTCAAAGGATCCCCTCTACAAGAGAGTGTTGCTGGAGAACTACCGCCATTTGGTGTCACTGG GCTGCACTGTACAGAGTTTAG